A window of Synechococcus sp. UW179A contains these coding sequences:
- a CDS encoding quinone-dependent dihydroorotate dehydrogenase gives MTQPSSSGVMSTAGFYRRWLGPVLAKDEGVDAEQLSRAALQALGQLSLRRQWPGLSSVLDGVASELTRRDLRLEQVLFGCRFSNPLGLAAGFDKNGVAAGVWDRFGFGFAEVGTVTWHGQPGNPRPRLFRLAHERAALNRMGFNNKGAEELRRTLERQALPPRGQRPAVLGINLGKSKVTPLELAADDYASSLEMLAPLADYAVINVSSPNTPGLRDLQDATQLRRLVERLRRLPGCPPLLVKIAPDLEDDAIDGIARLAYEEGLAGVIAVNTSLDRLGLGQRLLSQTGRSLDQEAGGLSGDPLRQRALEVLRRLRATAGPALPLVGVGGISTPEAAWERIVAGASLVQLYTGWIFEGPDLVPRVLEGLIEQLDRHGIRHISEAVGSGAPWQ, from the coding sequence ATGACCCAGCCGTCATCGTCCGGGGTGATGTCCACCGCAGGTTTCTATCGGCGCTGGCTGGGACCTGTGCTGGCCAAAGACGAAGGCGTGGATGCTGAACAGCTCAGTCGTGCGGCTCTTCAGGCCCTTGGTCAGCTCAGTCTTCGCCGTCAGTGGCCAGGCCTCTCGAGTGTGCTTGATGGTGTGGCGTCTGAGCTAACACGCCGGGACCTGCGCTTGGAGCAGGTGTTGTTTGGATGCCGTTTCAGTAATCCGCTTGGCCTAGCGGCTGGTTTTGATAAAAATGGCGTCGCAGCTGGTGTCTGGGATCGTTTTGGTTTCGGGTTTGCTGAAGTCGGCACCGTCACTTGGCATGGCCAGCCTGGCAATCCGCGGCCGCGCCTGTTTCGCCTGGCCCACGAGCGAGCGGCACTGAATCGCATGGGTTTCAACAACAAAGGGGCGGAGGAGCTGCGTCGCACTCTCGAGCGGCAGGCCCTTCCGCCTCGCGGACAGCGGCCTGCCGTGCTGGGTATCAATCTGGGCAAATCGAAGGTGACGCCGTTGGAGCTCGCGGCCGACGACTACGCCTCTTCGCTGGAAATGCTGGCGCCACTGGCCGACTATGCGGTCATCAATGTCAGTTCGCCGAACACGCCCGGTCTTCGCGATCTGCAGGACGCCACTCAGTTGCGCCGGCTGGTGGAACGCCTGCGCCGGCTGCCTGGCTGTCCGCCACTGCTGGTGAAGATCGCACCGGATCTCGAGGATGATGCCATTGATGGCATTGCCCGTCTGGCCTATGAGGAGGGGCTTGCCGGTGTGATCGCGGTCAATACCAGTCTCGATCGTCTTGGGCTGGGTCAGAGGCTGCTCAGCCAGACTGGCCGCAGCCTTGACCAGGAAGCCGGGGGCCTCAGCGGTGATCCGTTGCGTCAGCGGGCTTTGGAGGTGCTGCGTCGGTTGCGAGCCACCGCCGGTCCTGCTCTGCCGCTGGTGGGGGTTGGTGGCATCAGTACGCCCGAGGCTGCCTGGGAGCGGATCGTCGCAGGCGCATCTCTGGTTCAGCTCTACACCGGTTGGATCTTTGAAGGTCCGGATCTGGTGCCCAGGGTGCTTGAAGGGCTGATCGAGCAGCTGGACCGTCACGGAATCCGTCACATCAGTGAAGCTGTGGGTAGCGGCGCTCCCTGGCAGTAG
- a CDS encoding pilus assembly protein, with product MTERSTQRRLPDLLRERRLELGLPEPAGPWQPMRPLLLRGALIGGAALLVSLGSIVVIGRLESQQQQQLQVLSPFEQRVQLAEGRLRAAKQRGATVRKDNLKIAEQLLAVPAGSPLLVQLGLVTPAGVQLEDVSAQNDLIKVSGKVGLGGQPGPLERVNALQLALERLPISQTNGVKVLKVTRDDGEAPSVRFSLDWSLDATAKPSLQQLQQFGATGLVQRYRLLEQKGVAP from the coding sequence ATGACTGAGCGGTCCACTCAGCGGAGATTGCCTGATCTCCTGCGGGAGCGTCGGCTCGAACTCGGGTTGCCCGAGCCAGCCGGGCCATGGCAACCCATGCGTCCGTTGCTGTTGCGCGGGGCACTGATCGGGGGAGCAGCGTTGCTTGTTTCCCTTGGTTCGATCGTTGTGATCGGGCGGCTCGAAAGTCAGCAGCAGCAGCAGTTGCAGGTGCTTTCGCCCTTCGAGCAGCGGGTGCAATTAGCGGAAGGTCGCCTGCGCGCTGCAAAGCAACGCGGAGCCACGGTTAGAAAGGACAATCTGAAAATTGCTGAGCAGTTGTTGGCTGTGCCGGCGGGCTCACCCCTGCTGGTGCAGTTGGGTCTTGTGACGCCAGCGGGCGTTCAGCTCGAGGATGTTTCGGCGCAGAACGACTTGATCAAAGTGTCTGGGAAGGTGGGGCTGGGTGGTCAACCAGGTCCGCTTGAGCGAGTGAACGCCCTCCAGCTCGCGTTGGAGCGCTTGCCGATCTCACAGACGAATGGCGTCAAGGTATTGAAGGTGACCAGGGATGACGGCGAAGCGCCTTCGGTGCGCTTCAGTCTCGACTGGTCGCTCGATGCCACGGCCAAACCCTCCCTCCAGCAGCTTCAGCAGTTCGGTGCTACGGGCCTGGTCCAGCGCTATCGCTTGCTGGAGCAAAAGGGGGTCGCACCTTGA
- a CDS encoding type II secretion system protein GspD produces the protein MIQGVGPQPLLQQRLNGRVWQGSLQTKGTPGILNGRQQLADSVAGLQRVTISGSGNSYRLEVVPEPGQSLQEPVVSADGRNLILSFPGLIAAPVLQTGLLDLNTPGSVPQASYAPPLRPRAVAPPLGDMAVGTMVLQNRSYVNVSGPPVTLTLNNAPAKDALMALARLGGYGFVFVGDDAGVNQGTDNAGADSANPSGRPVSMAFVDESYSRALNGILLASGLQGKLDGRMLLVGTSISSKTFGPQVSKVIRLNQVSAVAGAEYLGNLGATVNFTNTISVTTGEPASQGTSEISNTTSQEKSELKATESFGASVGPLRGLVITTDSRLQTLTLVGDSSLIQVAENYLKQIDLRQRQVALSVRLLDVTLDNESSISNSFAFRNGYNFIVSDRGELIGAFGSNLPPNSDNFNVIAGEADSGKPQYADEEKAVVEPLAPARVNPGLSFPDSDQAKFTDGFLDFLRAKIESSSAKTLASPTLLLSESPKELEGGSSSSVADPNVALSSGKIGRERANESFVTVGTQEIVDYQVQAGQNGAPNTCQPEFQTAGLTFGARVSKIDDNGFVSFTLSPSISAVTRSLNVDGCGPISILSIRRLDTGLLRVRDGQTLILTGVIQDDDSRVVSKWPILGDIPLIGQFFRQTAGNRAKRELVILVTPRIVDDEQGGNYGYGYRPDRPSARRMMN, from the coding sequence GTGATTCAAGGGGTGGGACCGCAGCCGTTGCTGCAGCAACGGCTCAATGGCCGGGTTTGGCAGGGCAGTTTGCAGACAAAGGGGACCCCTGGAATTCTCAATGGCCGTCAACAGCTCGCTGATTCCGTCGCAGGCCTGCAGCGGGTGACGATCAGTGGATCTGGCAATTCTTATCGCTTGGAGGTGGTCCCCGAGCCAGGACAGAGCCTTCAGGAGCCGGTGGTCAGCGCTGATGGTCGCAACTTAATTCTCAGTTTTCCGGGGTTGATAGCGGCCCCGGTTCTCCAGACAGGTCTTCTGGATCTGAACACGCCAGGGTCGGTGCCCCAGGCGAGCTATGCACCCCCATTACGACCTCGGGCCGTGGCACCACCGTTAGGGGATATGGCGGTGGGAACCATGGTGTTGCAGAACCGCAGCTACGTGAATGTCAGTGGTCCCCCCGTGACACTCACACTGAACAATGCGCCTGCCAAGGATGCGCTGATGGCATTGGCTCGATTAGGGGGATATGGCTTTGTCTTCGTTGGAGATGATGCTGGTGTTAATCAAGGGACCGACAACGCCGGAGCTGATTCAGCGAACCCCAGTGGTCGTCCTGTGTCGATGGCATTTGTGGATGAATCCTATTCAAGAGCGCTGAACGGGATCTTGCTTGCTTCGGGCCTTCAAGGCAAGCTCGACGGACGGATGTTGCTGGTGGGAACATCAATTTCATCGAAGACATTTGGCCCTCAAGTGTCAAAAGTGATTCGATTGAATCAGGTCTCCGCAGTAGCAGGAGCTGAATATTTAGGGAACCTTGGGGCAACAGTTAATTTTACGAACACGATTTCCGTGACGACGGGTGAGCCGGCTTCGCAAGGCACTTCTGAAATCAGTAACACAACCTCTCAGGAGAAGTCTGAATTGAAAGCGACTGAGTCGTTTGGTGCTTCCGTTGGCCCTTTGCGCGGGCTTGTGATCACAACCGATTCGAGGTTGCAGACCTTGACACTTGTGGGTGATTCAAGCCTGATCCAAGTGGCTGAAAATTATCTGAAGCAAATTGATCTTCGCCAGAGGCAAGTGGCTCTTTCGGTGAGGCTTTTGGATGTTACTCTTGATAATGAGTCATCTATTTCTAATAGTTTTGCGTTTAGAAATGGGTATAATTTTATTGTTAGTGATCGCGGAGAGCTGATCGGGGCGTTTGGTTCTAATCTTCCTCCTAATTCTGATAATTTCAATGTAATTGCCGGTGAGGCTGATAGTGGCAAGCCGCAATATGCTGATGAAGAGAAAGCAGTGGTAGAACCCCTTGCGCCAGCGCGAGTAAACCCTGGCTTGTCGTTTCCGGATTCAGACCAAGCCAAATTCACCGATGGATTTTTGGACTTCTTGAGGGCTAAAATTGAGTCGAGTAGTGCAAAAACTCTTGCCTCTCCAACTTTACTTCTCTCTGAGTCTCCAAAGGAGTTGGAGGGAGGTTCGTCTTCCTCTGTTGCTGATCCAAACGTTGCTTTGTCTAGCGGCAAGATTGGGCGCGAGCGGGCCAACGAGTCGTTTGTGACGGTGGGTACCCAAGAGATTGTGGATTACCAAGTACAGGCTGGCCAAAATGGTGCTCCCAATACTTGTCAGCCAGAGTTTCAAACAGCAGGTCTGACTTTTGGGGCAAGAGTCTCGAAAATCGATGACAATGGTTTTGTTAGCTTTACGTTATCTCCTTCGATATCTGCAGTTACACGCTCGCTGAATGTGGACGGCTGTGGTCCAATCAGCATCCTCAGCATCCGCAGGTTGGATACTGGATTGTTGCGGGTGAGGGATGGGCAAACGTTGATATTGACGGGAGTTATTCAAGATGATGACTCTAGAGTTGTGAGTAAGTGGCCCATCCTTGGCGATATTCCTTTGATTGGCCAATTTTTTAGGCAAACTGCTGGGAATAGGGCCAAGAGAGAGTTGGTGATCCTCGTGACTCCTCGCATCGTTGATGATGAGCAAGGTGGCAATTATGGCTACGGATACCGGCCTGATCGTCCGTCTGCTCGACGCATGATGAATTGA
- a CDS encoding pentapeptide repeat-containing protein: MNDCECSLLRLQHLSGVVMLSALLSMGGTQAKANDALIQVLQERSCSGCRLADADLVHADLRDADLSDAKLMRANLGQAKLDGADLSGADLSFTSLRGASLRGANLTGTLLYGTDLRDADLTGAQLTPNALDEAHWQGASGISAGIRSHAALHNAGVEAFQAGRWSAAEQLFSDAIRRQPGQPLSWVARGICRSEQAKDDVAAADFRYAALIFEKEGQTTWAVQLRKAAESIQARRLKEQSPNEGKGLGIQLLNNTITGLRMLAPIAAKALIPMGLGF; the protein is encoded by the coding sequence ATGAACGACTGCGAATGCAGCCTGCTCAGGCTCCAACATCTCTCTGGAGTGGTGATGCTGAGCGCTCTGCTGAGTATGGGCGGCACGCAGGCCAAGGCCAATGATGCGCTGATTCAGGTTTTACAGGAGCGCAGCTGCAGCGGATGCCGACTGGCAGATGCGGATTTAGTCCACGCTGACCTTCGTGATGCTGACCTCAGCGACGCCAAGCTGATGAGAGCCAATTTGGGCCAGGCAAAGCTAGATGGTGCCGACCTCAGTGGTGCTGATCTCAGCTTCACCAGCCTGCGCGGCGCCTCGCTGCGAGGGGCCAACCTCACAGGAACGCTGCTGTACGGAACGGATCTGCGCGACGCGGACCTCACCGGTGCCCAGCTGACCCCTAACGCCCTGGATGAGGCTCACTGGCAGGGGGCAAGTGGCATCTCTGCTGGCATCCGCAGCCATGCAGCTCTGCACAACGCAGGCGTAGAGGCTTTCCAGGCGGGCCGTTGGTCAGCGGCGGAGCAGCTGTTCAGTGATGCGATCAGGAGGCAACCTGGGCAACCCCTCAGCTGGGTAGCCCGGGGCATCTGCCGTAGCGAGCAAGCCAAAGATGATGTTGCTGCGGCCGATTTCCGCTATGCCGCATTGATTTTTGAGAAAGAGGGTCAAACCACCTGGGCGGTGCAGCTTCGCAAAGCAGCGGAATCAATCCAAGCTCGACGCTTGAAGGAGCAATCACCAAATGAAGGCAAAGGTCTAGGAATCCAGCTGCTGAACAACACAATTACAGGCTTACGAATGCTGGCGCCAATCGCAGCAAAAGCACTCATCCCCATGGGACTAGGTTTTTAA
- a CDS encoding histidinol-phosphate transaminase: MSSGLPPHGGNLVQEALRLGLKPSQLLDASASLVPFRPPKVLQRALKQSISGSALRNYPDREQQELRQVIASWHGLKAEAVLPGNGAAELFTWAARDAAACGVSGLPEPGFADYRRALACWDGAARSLPVGQSWLATWPQPWPFPPAPDQVLWITNPHNPTGQLWSRASLEPLLQHYALVICDEAFLPLVPAGEAQSLLPLVETHPNLVVIRSLTKLLAIAGLRLGYAVASLERIKRWQQWRDPWPVNGLALAAGRAVMADQAGMVRWLQRVHSWVAQEGAWFHYQLSHLPGVLPMPSSANYLLLRGVDSLLDLRERVAQRGVLLRDCRSFTGLGEDWLRIALQDRRGNRRILRALKQELH, translated from the coding sequence TTGAGCAGCGGCCTTCCACCGCATGGAGGCAATCTTGTCCAGGAGGCCCTCCGCCTTGGCTTGAAGCCTTCGCAGCTTCTGGATGCCAGTGCTTCGCTGGTGCCCTTCCGTCCACCAAAGGTTCTGCAGCGTGCTCTGAAGCAATCGATCAGTGGCAGTGCTCTGCGCAACTATCCCGACCGCGAGCAGCAAGAACTCCGCCAGGTGATTGCGAGTTGGCATGGTCTAAAGGCCGAGGCCGTGCTGCCAGGTAATGGTGCAGCGGAACTATTCACCTGGGCGGCACGGGATGCGGCCGCATGTGGTGTGAGTGGACTACCGGAACCTGGCTTTGCCGACTATCGCCGAGCTTTGGCTTGCTGGGATGGTGCTGCTCGCAGCCTGCCTGTTGGCCAGAGCTGGTTGGCAACCTGGCCACAGCCATGGCCCTTTCCGCCCGCGCCGGATCAGGTGCTTTGGATTACCAATCCCCATAACCCCACTGGGCAACTCTGGAGTCGCGCGTCGCTTGAACCGCTGCTGCAGCACTACGCATTGGTGATCTGTGATGAAGCCTTCCTGCCTCTTGTGCCCGCAGGAGAAGCGCAGTCTCTGCTGCCTCTGGTGGAGACCCATCCCAATCTTGTGGTCATCCGCAGTCTCACCAAGTTGTTGGCGATTGCAGGTCTACGCCTGGGCTATGCCGTGGCCTCACTAGAACGCATAAAACGTTGGCAGCAATGGCGTGATCCCTGGCCGGTGAACGGTCTGGCGCTCGCTGCCGGTCGGGCTGTGATGGCTGATCAAGCCGGCATGGTTCGTTGGTTGCAGCGGGTGCATAGCTGGGTTGCACAGGAGGGGGCCTGGTTTCACTACCAGCTCTCCCATCTCCCTGGTGTATTGCCAATGCCGTCAAGCGCCAACTATTTGCTGCTCCGTGGCGTCGACTCCCTGCTGGATTTACGCGAGCGGGTGGCACAGCGGGGTGTGCTTCTGCGCGACTGCCGTTCTTTCACTGGACTAGGGGAAGATTGGCTGAGAATTGCGTTACAGGATCGCCGTGGTAACCGGCGGATCCTCAGAGCCCTGAAGCAGGAACTGCACTGA
- a CDS encoding glycosyltransferase, translating to MPRLLIAASGTGGHLFPALSVAEALPPDWGVRWLGVPDRLETTLVPEQYNLVTVKAGGLQGRGLRKLIQLLRLLGASQDVHRLIRRQQIDAVFTTGGYIAAPAILAARWCGVPVVLHESNAIPGRVTRLLGRFCTHVAVGLDAAASRIPGCLAVVTGTPVRDAFLQPQLLPNWVPKGEGPLLVVMGGSQGALGLNRMVRVLLPELLSHGCRVVHLTGSNDPDVNSIEHAALVERPFSDDIAGLLQHADLAISRAGAGSLSELAVCETPSVLVPFPQAADQHQDANAACAAALGAAVIVHQHDPNHPALRDMLWRLLGPRLQGNGSSETSLLTMKQAMQQLAVRDADKQLATLLQTLVR from the coding sequence ATGCCCCGGCTTCTAATCGCCGCCAGTGGCACCGGTGGCCATCTGTTTCCAGCGCTATCGGTTGCCGAAGCTCTTCCTCCCGACTGGGGGGTGCGCTGGCTTGGCGTTCCCGATCGCCTGGAAACGACACTGGTCCCTGAGCAGTACAACCTGGTGACTGTGAAAGCCGGAGGGCTCCAGGGCCGAGGCCTGCGCAAACTCATCCAGTTGCTGCGTCTGCTGGGGGCCAGCCAAGATGTGCACCGACTGATCCGCAGGCAGCAGATCGATGCGGTCTTCACCACAGGCGGTTACATCGCGGCACCAGCAATCCTTGCTGCCCGGTGGTGCGGTGTTCCAGTTGTGCTACACGAATCCAACGCCATTCCAGGTCGGGTCACAAGGCTGCTGGGCCGCTTCTGCACCCACGTGGCCGTTGGTCTTGATGCAGCCGCAAGTCGCATCCCCGGATGTCTGGCCGTGGTCACGGGCACTCCGGTAAGGGATGCTTTTTTGCAACCCCAGCTTTTGCCGAACTGGGTCCCGAAAGGTGAGGGCCCCTTGCTCGTGGTGATGGGTGGCAGCCAGGGGGCTCTTGGCCTCAACCGGATGGTGCGGGTACTGCTGCCGGAGCTGCTCAGTCACGGCTGCCGGGTGGTGCATCTAACAGGCAGCAACGATCCGGATGTGAACAGCATTGAGCACGCCGCACTGGTGGAGCGACCCTTCAGCGACGACATAGCCGGACTACTGCAACACGCTGACCTAGCGATCAGCAGGGCAGGAGCAGGCAGCCTCAGCGAACTGGCCGTGTGCGAGACCCCCTCCGTGCTAGTGCCATTTCCGCAGGCAGCAGATCAGCATCAAGACGCCAATGCAGCCTGTGCCGCAGCCCTGGGCGCCGCTGTGATCGTGCACCAGCACGACCCGAACCATCCCGCCCTGCGCGACATGCTCTGGCGTCTGCTGGGTCCCAGGCTTCAAGGCAATGGTTCGTCTGAGACCTCCCTCCTGACGATGAAACAAGCCATGCAACAGCTGGCGGTGCGCGACGCCGACAAGCAACTCGCAACGCTGTTGCAAACACTGGTGCGGTGA
- a CDS encoding NAD(P)-dependent oxidoreductase produces MTGCDLTPKTRLACIGLGALGLPMAVNLLAAGYPLQVHTRSRLAESAPGLAGALPTASPAAAVSRCSALLLCVSDDAAVEAVLWGEQGAGPALQQGSLVIDCSTISPSTSRAMAQRLAKRDIAYIDAPVTGGTEGAKAGTLTVLCGGDTAAVEKARPVLEVIGRSIHYFGDVGSGQQVKAINQVLVAGSYAAVAEAIALGEHLQLPMEQVVDALCQGAAGSWALQHRSQAMINDDYPLGFKLALHHKDLGIALDAALQTGLKLPITEAVHNQEQALMDAGLGNADVSALRRSLPANPYQPQ; encoded by the coding sequence ATGACCGGATGTGATCTAACGCCAAAGACCCGACTGGCCTGTATTGGCCTCGGGGCTCTGGGGTTGCCGATGGCGGTAAATCTCTTAGCAGCTGGCTACCCGCTGCAGGTCCATACCCGCAGTCGCCTGGCGGAGTCGGCCCCTGGCCTAGCGGGAGCCTTACCCACCGCAAGCCCGGCCGCAGCAGTGAGTCGCTGTTCTGCACTGCTTCTCTGCGTAAGCGACGATGCAGCCGTAGAAGCTGTTCTCTGGGGAGAACAGGGCGCTGGACCCGCGCTGCAGCAGGGCAGCTTGGTGATCGACTGCTCCACCATCAGTCCCTCCACCTCCAGGGCCATGGCTCAACGTCTCGCTAAGCGAGACATTGCTTACATCGATGCTCCCGTGACCGGCGGCACGGAAGGCGCGAAGGCCGGCACCCTCACCGTGCTCTGCGGTGGAGACACTGCAGCAGTTGAGAAAGCGCGGCCAGTGCTGGAGGTGATCGGCCGCTCAATCCACTATTTCGGTGACGTGGGCAGTGGACAACAGGTCAAAGCAATTAACCAGGTGCTGGTGGCTGGTAGTTATGCCGCAGTTGCGGAAGCCATCGCCCTCGGAGAACACCTGCAGCTACCGATGGAGCAGGTTGTGGACGCGCTGTGCCAGGGGGCTGCAGGCTCCTGGGCACTGCAACATCGGTCTCAGGCCATGATCAATGATGATTATCCACTCGGTTTCAAACTGGCACTGCATCACAAGGACCTCGGAATTGCACTCGATGCGGCGTTACAGACGGGCCTGAAATTGCCGATCACCGAGGCCGTGCACAACCAGGAGCAGGCCCTAATGGACGCTGGGCTCGGGAATGCCGATGTGTCTGCTCTACGCCGAAGTCTTCCCGCGAACCCCTATCAACCTCAGTAG
- the pgk gene encoding phosphoglycerate kinase: MAKRSLASLSGADLSGKRVLVRVDFNVPLNDAGAITDDTRIRAALPTVKDLIDKGAKVILSAHFGRPKGQVNDSMRLTPVAARLSELLGKPVSKTESCIGPDAEAKVSAMADGDVVLLENVRFFAEEEKNEAGFAEKLAGLAEVYVNDAFGAAHRAHASTEGVTKFLKPSVAGFLMEKELQYLQGAVDDPKRPLAAIVGGSKVSSKIGVLEALIDKCDKVLIGGGMIFTFYKARGLSVGKSLVEEDKLELAKELEAKAKAKGVQLLLPTDVVLADNFAPDANSQIADINSIPDGWMGLDIGPDSIKVFQDALADCKTVIWNGPMGVFEFDKFAAGTNAIATTLAELSGKGCCTIIGGGDSVAAVEKAGLAEKMSHISTGGGASLELLEGKVLPGVSALDAA, from the coding sequence ATGGCGAAGCGTTCCCTGGCCAGCCTCTCCGGCGCCGACCTCAGCGGAAAACGTGTTCTCGTGCGGGTCGATTTCAATGTGCCCCTCAATGATGCCGGGGCCATCACCGATGACACCCGCATCCGTGCTGCGCTGCCCACCGTCAAAGACCTAATCGACAAAGGCGCCAAAGTGATTCTTTCCGCCCACTTCGGACGGCCCAAGGGTCAGGTGAATGACTCCATGCGTCTCACCCCCGTTGCCGCCCGTCTGAGCGAATTGCTCGGCAAACCAGTCTCCAAGACCGAAAGCTGCATCGGACCTGACGCCGAAGCCAAGGTCAGTGCCATGGCGGATGGCGATGTGGTGCTGCTGGAGAACGTGCGTTTCTTCGCGGAAGAGGAAAAGAATGAAGCCGGTTTCGCCGAAAAGCTGGCTGGACTGGCTGAGGTGTATGTGAACGACGCCTTCGGTGCCGCCCACCGCGCTCATGCCTCCACCGAAGGCGTGACCAAGTTTCTCAAGCCCTCCGTGGCTGGCTTCCTGATGGAGAAGGAGCTTCAGTACTTGCAGGGTGCCGTTGACGATCCCAAGCGCCCCCTCGCTGCCATCGTGGGTGGTTCCAAGGTGAGCTCCAAGATCGGCGTGCTCGAAGCCCTGATCGACAAGTGCGACAAGGTGCTGATCGGCGGCGGCATGATCTTCACCTTCTACAAGGCACGCGGACTCTCAGTGGGCAAGAGCCTCGTGGAAGAAGACAAACTCGAACTCGCCAAGGAGCTGGAGGCCAAAGCCAAGGCCAAGGGCGTGCAGCTGCTGCTGCCCACCGATGTGGTGCTGGCCGACAACTTCGCCCCCGACGCCAACAGCCAGATCGCTGACATCAACTCGATTCCCGACGGCTGGATGGGTCTGGACATTGGTCCTGACTCCATCAAGGTGTTCCAGGACGCACTGGCCGACTGCAAGACCGTGATCTGGAACGGCCCCATGGGCGTGTTCGAGTTCGATAAGTTTGCCGCCGGCACCAACGCCATCGCCACCACCCTGGCCGAGCTGAGTGGCAAGGGCTGCTGCACGATCATCGGCGGCGGCGACTCTGTTGCAGCTGTGGAGAAGGCAGGTCTGGCCGAGAAGATGTCGCACATCTCCACCGGTGGCGGCGCCAGCCTCGAACTGCTGGAAGGCAAGGTACTGCCAGGCGTTTCAGCCCTCGACGCCGCCTGA
- a CDS encoding universal stress protein, translating to MFKTVLFPIDQSDEALETVDKALELARRYGCRLVLLSVLQSERSQKHDHEAVVGRLDQTRERFEQAGFSCQEIERSGQTASVIGDVADELNVDVIVMGTGGVNLESDSGCMVARVLQLVSCPVLVVP from the coding sequence ATGTTCAAGACCGTCCTCTTCCCGATCGATCAGAGCGATGAGGCCCTGGAGACAGTGGACAAGGCTCTGGAGCTCGCGCGCCGTTATGGCTGTCGATTGGTGCTGCTATCGGTGCTGCAGTCAGAACGTTCTCAAAAGCATGACCATGAAGCGGTTGTAGGGAGGCTTGACCAGACCCGCGAACGCTTTGAACAGGCTGGTTTCAGCTGCCAGGAGATTGAGCGCAGTGGCCAAACGGCCTCTGTGATTGGTGATGTGGCTGATGAGTTGAATGTGGATGTGATCGTGATGGGAACCGGGGGTGTGAACTTGGAATCCGACAGCGGCTGCATGGTTGCACGGGTGCTTCAGCTGGTGTCCTGTCCTGTGTTGGTGGTGCCGTGA
- the ylqF gene encoding ribosome biogenesis GTPase YlqF, producing MSSPPIQWYPGHIAKAEQQLRRNLDKVDLVIEVRDARIPLATGHPHLSRWIKGKQHLLVINRRDMVTAEARSSWEAWFKGHGQRTVWCDAKVGTGVKQVQQAAIRAGDQLNERRRNRGMRPRPVRALTLGFPNVGKSALINRLVKQKVVASARRAGVTRTLRWVRLGQDIDLLDAPGVLPPRLDDQQAALHLALCDDIGQAAYDGELVAQAFLRLLMGLQQQQSSGVVLAVLEGRYGTPLLGETEDPALWLQAVARRHTSGDTARMAQRLLDDFRKSALGSIALELPA from the coding sequence GTGAGTTCACCACCGATTCAGTGGTACCCCGGCCACATCGCCAAGGCGGAGCAACAACTCCGGCGCAATCTCGACAAGGTGGATCTGGTCATCGAGGTCCGTGACGCACGCATCCCTCTGGCCACCGGCCATCCCCACCTCAGCCGTTGGATCAAGGGCAAGCAACACCTGCTGGTGATCAACCGTCGCGACATGGTCACTGCTGAAGCCCGATCCTCCTGGGAGGCATGGTTCAAAGGCCATGGTCAGCGCACGGTGTGGTGTGACGCCAAGGTGGGCACCGGGGTCAAACAGGTGCAGCAGGCGGCCATTCGCGCCGGCGATCAGCTGAACGAACGGCGGCGTAACAGGGGCATGCGCCCCAGGCCTGTGCGGGCGCTCACTCTGGGTTTTCCCAACGTGGGCAAATCAGCGCTGATCAACAGGCTGGTGAAGCAGAAGGTGGTGGCGAGTGCCCGCCGGGCTGGTGTCACCCGCACCCTGCGCTGGGTGCGCCTTGGCCAGGACATCGACCTGTTGGATGCGCCCGGGGTGTTGCCACCCAGGCTTGATGACCAGCAGGCTGCCTTACATCTGGCCCTCTGTGATGACATCGGCCAGGCTGCCTATGACGGTGAACTCGTTGCCCAGGCGTTTTTGCGATTGCTGATGGGTCTGCAGCAGCAGCAGTCTTCCGGCGTGGTGCTTGCAGTGTTGGAAGGGCGGTATGGAACACCTTTGTTGGGTGAGACCGAAGACCCAGCTCTTTGGCTTCAGGCCGTGGCACGGCGCCACACCTCCGGTGACACGGCGAGGATGGCTCAGAGGTTGCTGGATGACTTTCGTAAGTCGGCGCTGGGCAGTATCGCTTTGGAGTTGCCGGCATGA